In Spirosoma aureum, a single genomic region encodes these proteins:
- a CDS encoding aldo/keto reductase, with protein sequence MEKRTIGSSELSVAPLAFGGNVFGWTANELTSFQLLDAFVDAGFNLIDTADVYSRWVPGNQGGESETIIGNWLKRSGKRDQVIIATKLGGELAPDKKGLSKEYLKRAVDASLQRLQTDYIDLYQSHYDDLDTPIEETLNGFDKLIKEGKVRVIGASNFTPERLVESLKISEKLGYPIYQSLQPEYNLYDREKYETLYEPIVQQNGMSVISYFSLASGFLTGKYRSETDLSKSPRGQGVKKYLNNRGFAILKALDEVAEQYNATPAEVSLAWLMARPGLTAPIASATSVDQLHDIAKATEVKLDKSAIDKLTTASVW encoded by the coding sequence ATGGAAAAACGTACCATTGGCAGTTCTGAGCTGTCAGTAGCACCGCTGGCATTTGGCGGTAATGTATTTGGGTGGACGGCCAATGAACTAACATCGTTTCAGTTATTGGACGCCTTTGTCGATGCCGGATTCAATCTGATCGACACGGCCGATGTGTATTCGCGCTGGGTTCCCGGAAATCAGGGAGGAGAATCAGAAACAATTATCGGTAATTGGCTAAAACGAAGTGGCAAGCGTGATCAGGTTATCATTGCCACCAAACTTGGTGGAGAGCTGGCTCCCGATAAAAAGGGATTATCGAAAGAATACCTAAAACGTGCAGTCGACGCTTCCCTCCAACGCCTTCAAACCGATTATATCGACCTGTATCAGTCACACTACGATGACCTGGATACGCCCATTGAAGAAACACTCAATGGCTTTGATAAACTAATCAAAGAGGGTAAAGTGCGGGTTATTGGTGCATCGAATTTTACGCCTGAGCGACTGGTTGAATCATTGAAAATCAGTGAAAAGCTGGGTTATCCAATCTATCAGAGCCTCCAGCCCGAATATAATTTGTATGATCGGGAAAAATATGAGACTCTGTATGAGCCAATTGTGCAGCAAAATGGCATGAGTGTTATAAGCTATTTCTCGCTGGCGAGTGGTTTCCTGACGGGTAAATATCGTTCGGAGACCGATTTGTCGAAAAGTCCGCGCGGGCAGGGCGTTAAGAAATACCTGAACAACCGTGGATTTGCCATTCTGAAAGCGCTCGATGAGGTCGCCGAGCAGTATAACGCTACTCCCGCCGAGGTTTCGCTGGCCTGGCTAATGGCGCGGCCGGGCCTAACGGCTCCTATTGCCAGCGCAACCAGCGTCGATCAGTTGCACGATATAGCCAAAGCTACCGAGGTAAAACTGGATAAATCAGCCATCGATAAGCTGACGACTGCCAGCGTCTGGTAG
- the guaB gene encoding IMP dehydrogenase, whose protein sequence is MSLDTSKFLYEALTYDDVLLLPAYSEVLPRDTNTTTQLTRNIRLNIPLISAAMDTVTESALAIAMAQEGGIGIIHKNMSVEAQADQVRKVKRSESGMIIDPITLLETATLSDALKIMREFKIGGIPVVDESGKLVGILTNRDLRFQNDLSKPVTSIMTREKLITAREGLTLEEAESILQEYRIEKLPIVNADYQLVGLITYKDILKKKSHPNACKDELGRLRVGAAVGVTPDLNRRIEALVKAGVDVISVDTAHGHSKGVLDAVRKIKEQFPKLQVIAGNVATGEGAKALADAGADAVKVGVGPGSICTTRIIAGIGMPQLTAVYESAKALQGTGVPVIADGGIRFSGDITKALAGGASTVMIGSLLAGTEEAPGEVVLYEGRRFKTYRGMGSVEAMEDGSKDRYFQDAEDDIKKLVPEGIVGRVPFKGKVAEIVYQMVGGLKAGMGYCGAADITALQQAKFVKITTAGSRESHPHDISIQKEAPNYSAR, encoded by the coding sequence ATGAGCTTAGATACGAGTAAGTTTCTTTACGAGGCTCTCACCTACGACGACGTATTGCTGCTACCTGCCTATTCGGAGGTGCTCCCACGCGATACGAACACCACCACCCAGCTAACCCGCAACATCCGCCTGAACATTCCGCTTATTTCGGCGGCAATGGACACTGTTACGGAGTCGGCGCTGGCAATTGCGATGGCGCAGGAAGGAGGCATCGGGATTATTCATAAAAACATGAGCGTGGAGGCACAGGCCGATCAGGTCCGTAAAGTCAAACGCTCAGAAAGTGGGATGATTATCGATCCCATCACGCTGCTTGAAACCGCCACCCTGTCTGATGCGCTGAAGATTATGCGCGAATTCAAAATTGGTGGTATTCCGGTTGTTGACGAATCCGGCAAATTAGTCGGCATTCTGACCAACCGTGATTTGCGCTTCCAGAACGATCTTTCAAAACCGGTTACGTCCATCATGACCCGCGAAAAGCTGATTACGGCGCGGGAAGGTCTGACGCTGGAAGAGGCCGAAAGTATTCTCCAGGAATACCGGATCGAAAAACTACCAATCGTTAATGCTGATTATCAATTGGTAGGACTGATTACGTACAAAGACATTCTGAAGAAAAAGAGCCATCCCAACGCCTGTAAAGACGAGTTGGGCCGCTTACGTGTAGGTGCGGCTGTGGGTGTAACGCCCGACCTGAACCGGCGCATTGAGGCTCTTGTGAAAGCCGGTGTCGATGTAATCAGTGTCGACACGGCTCACGGTCACTCGAAAGGCGTGCTGGATGCTGTCCGTAAGATTAAGGAACAGTTTCCGAAACTTCAGGTAATTGCCGGAAATGTGGCAACCGGCGAAGGCGCGAAGGCGCTGGCTGATGCGGGTGCCGATGCGGTAAAAGTAGGCGTAGGGCCAGGTAGTATCTGCACAACCCGGATCATTGCCGGTATCGGTATGCCGCAGTTAACGGCTGTATACGAGTCGGCGAAGGCGTTGCAGGGTACGGGTGTTCCGGTTATTGCCGATGGTGGTATTCGCTTTTCGGGTGATATTACAAAGGCTCTTGCCGGTGGCGCCAGCACGGTTATGATAGGTTCACTGCTGGCCGGAACCGAAGAAGCTCCCGGTGAAGTCGTACTATATGAAGGTCGTCGATTCAAAACGTACCGGGGTATGGGATCGGTGGAAGCGATGGAAGACGGCTCCAAAGACCGTTATTTCCAGGATGCCGAAGACGATATCAAGAAACTCGTTCCGGAAGGTATTGTGGGTCGGGTTCCCTTTAAAGGTAAAGTAGCTGAAATCGTTTACCAGATGGTTGGTGGTTTAAAAGCGGGGATGGGCTATTGTGGAGCGGCTGATATTACGGCCCTGCAACAGGCTAAATTCGTGAAAATCACTACGGCGGGTTCGCGTGAAAGCCATCCGCACGATATTTCTATTCAGAAAGAAGCACCGAACTATTCCGCTCGGTAG
- a CDS encoding DUF2141 domain-containing protein, translating into MLILLSAISLFLSGEDPVKSSKKANLKVDVQNVRTLKGAVYVALFRTGSDFPDGKPLDGKKLEATQKSVETTFSVEPGDYAVAVFHDENGNGQMDKRIFGIPKEPYGFSNNFRPTMSAPKFSDCKFSVGDAGKTISIKLN; encoded by the coding sequence ATGCTCATTTTGCTTTCGGCTATCAGCCTCTTTCTGTCTGGCGAAGATCCAGTTAAATCGTCTAAAAAAGCTAACCTAAAAGTCGACGTACAGAATGTTCGTACGTTGAAAGGTGCTGTTTATGTAGCTTTGTTTCGAACTGGGAGCGATTTTCCGGACGGAAAACCCCTGGACGGAAAAAAGCTTGAAGCTACCCAGAAAAGTGTTGAAACCACATTTTCAGTCGAACCCGGCGATTATGCAGTCGCAGTTTTTCACGACGAAAATGGTAACGGACAAATGGATAAACGCATATTTGGTATACCCAAAGAACCCTACGGATTTAGTAATAACTTTCGCCCAACCATGTCGGCCCCTAAATTTAGTGACTGTAAATTTAGCGTTGGCGATGCCGGAAAGACGATCAGTATCAAGTTGAATTAA
- the recJ gene encoding single-stranded-DNA-specific exonuclease RecJ — translation MIAQPPPTPKRWITKPFPDSEEQQAAIRSLAQSLNVSPSLAALLVQRSVYTFDEARTFFRPEIGHLHDPFEMKDMDRAIMRLQMAMLPERQEKILIYGDYDVDGTTSVALVYGFLKKYHPTIDYYIPDRYKEGYGISQQGIQWAAENGFSLIIALDCGIKSIERVAEAKALGVDFIICDHHRPGTELPDAAAVLDPKREDCQYPYKELSGCGVGFKLLQAFCLYKEIEMDELYPYLDLVVVSIASDIVPLTGENRVLAYYGLKYINTTPRTGLKALIKVAGFSRELDITNVVFGLGPRINAAGRIQHAKAAVQLLLAEAEEEADDFAMAINKHNNSRREFDTSITEQALAMIRQSESMMSAKTTVLYDASWHKGVIGIVASRCIEHFHRPTIILTQSHDKAAGSARSVPGFDVYEAIEECADLLEQFGGHTFAAGMTMSVENIDAFRQKFEEVVSRKITEEHLTPLIDIDLPLDFSEINDKLVRIVKQMGPFGPHNLQPVFMTEDVYLASDPIIMKEKHLKVSLRQGRSGHTLTAIGFGFAHLADQLRRGEPFSVCYQVEQNFYNGNVSLQLMLKDIRC, via the coding sequence ATGATAGCCCAACCGCCACCTACCCCCAAACGATGGATCACCAAACCCTTTCCTGATTCGGAGGAGCAACAGGCAGCTATCAGGTCATTAGCCCAATCTCTTAATGTCAGTCCATCACTGGCCGCCCTCCTGGTTCAGCGTAGCGTATATACTTTCGACGAAGCCCGGACATTCTTCCGGCCCGAAATCGGTCATCTGCATGACCCTTTCGAGATGAAGGATATGGATCGGGCTATTATGCGCCTGCAAATGGCCATGCTCCCCGAACGTCAGGAAAAAATCCTGATTTATGGCGACTACGATGTCGACGGCACGACCTCGGTGGCATTGGTTTATGGCTTTTTAAAAAAATACCATCCAACGATCGATTATTACATTCCAGATCGATACAAAGAGGGTTACGGCATTTCGCAGCAGGGTATTCAGTGGGCGGCAGAAAATGGTTTCTCGCTGATTATTGCGCTCGACTGTGGTATTAAATCCATCGAGCGCGTGGCCGAAGCCAAAGCCCTTGGCGTCGACTTTATTATCTGTGATCACCACCGCCCCGGCACTGAATTGCCCGATGCAGCTGCGGTGCTGGACCCCAAACGGGAAGACTGCCAATATCCGTACAAAGAATTGAGTGGCTGTGGTGTTGGCTTTAAGTTATTGCAGGCATTCTGTCTTTATAAAGAGATTGAGATGGATGAGTTATATCCTTATCTTGATCTGGTTGTTGTTAGCATTGCGTCAGATATTGTACCGCTCACGGGCGAGAACCGCGTTTTGGCCTATTACGGCTTAAAATACATTAACACTACACCGCGTACCGGCTTGAAAGCGCTCATCAAAGTAGCAGGCTTTTCGCGGGAACTGGACATTACAAATGTTGTATTTGGGTTAGGCCCCCGGATCAATGCCGCCGGACGGATTCAACATGCCAAAGCAGCCGTACAACTCCTGCTTGCCGAAGCGGAAGAAGAAGCCGATGATTTTGCGATGGCGATCAATAAGCACAATAACAGCCGACGTGAATTCGATACCAGTATTACGGAGCAGGCGCTGGCAATGATTCGGCAAAGCGAGTCCATGATGAGCGCCAAAACAACCGTTCTCTACGATGCCAGCTGGCATAAGGGTGTTATTGGTATTGTAGCCTCTCGATGCATCGAGCATTTTCACCGACCGACCATCATTCTGACGCAGTCGCATGATAAAGCCGCCGGATCGGCTCGATCGGTGCCGGGATTCGACGTTTATGAAGCCATTGAGGAATGTGCCGACCTGCTCGAACAATTCGGCGGTCACACCTTTGCGGCCGGGATGACGATGTCGGTTGAGAATATCGACGCGTTTCGCCAAAAATTTGAAGAAGTGGTCTCCCGTAAAATCACGGAAGAACATCTTACTCCGCTTATCGACATTGACCTGCCGCTGGACTTCAGCGAGATTAACGACAAACTGGTTCGGATTGTGAAACAGATGGGGCCGTTTGGCCCGCACAATTTGCAGCCCGTATTCATGACGGAGGATGTGTATTTAGCCAGCGATCCGATTATCATGAAGGAAAAACATCTGAAAGTCAGCCTGCGCCAGGGCCGGTCGGGGCATACATTAACAGCTATTGGTTTCGGGTTCGCACATCTGGCCGATCAACTTCGTCGTGGAGAGCCTTTCTCAGTCTGTTATCAGGTCGAACAAAATTTTTACAACGGAAATGTATCGTTACAGCTGATGCTGAAAGACATACGATGCTAA
- a CDS encoding Cif family virulence factor, producing the protein MKKLLIALVTLLQVAGTVSAQSTPALPTLASDYQALVAAERAFSAYTEREGVKAGFSKFLSPEAVVVLKGEFALGKPLYEKAPFLPGILSWRPVHADIAASGDLGYTTGPFEVRPKTKTDAPVGFGHYTTIWQKNSTGTWEAIADVGIRHDDPKQPIADLIVPAVYNQKMQDKIDTVARRIELLDAELKLIKLAGSQSLRDAYQYAIGQNQPVRLYRAGHLPAIGTDALTVAETGTAPAIYILSRVAVSSSGDMGIVYGYVEQQGKKGPFVRIWKRQPDASWKVAHEVLDLP; encoded by the coding sequence ATGAAAAAACTACTAATTGCACTCGTAACACTACTACAGGTGGCAGGTACTGTTTCTGCCCAATCGACGCCCGCACTGCCAACGCTTGCGTCTGATTATCAGGCCCTGGTAGCCGCTGAACGCGCCTTCTCTGCTTACACTGAACGGGAAGGTGTTAAAGCGGGCTTTTCTAAATTTTTATCGCCAGAGGCCGTTGTCGTGCTGAAAGGCGAGTTTGCACTTGGTAAGCCGCTGTACGAAAAAGCGCCCTTCTTGCCAGGTATTCTTTCGTGGCGGCCTGTTCATGCTGACATTGCTGCTTCGGGAGATTTGGGTTACACAACAGGTCCTTTTGAAGTGCGACCCAAAACCAAAACGGATGCACCCGTTGGCTTTGGCCATTATACAACGATCTGGCAGAAAAATAGCACTGGCACATGGGAAGCCATTGCCGATGTTGGTATCCGGCACGATGACCCAAAACAACCAATCGCTGATCTGATCGTTCCGGCTGTCTATAATCAGAAAATGCAGGACAAAATTGACACAGTAGCCCGTCGTATAGAACTGCTTGATGCTGAGTTGAAATTGATAAAACTGGCCGGTAGCCAGTCATTACGGGACGCTTATCAGTATGCTATAGGCCAGAATCAGCCCGTACGGCTTTATAGAGCCGGACATTTGCCTGCCATTGGTACTGACGCCCTGACTGTGGCCGAAACCGGAACAGCACCAGCTATCTACATACTTAGCCGGGTGGCTGTGTCCTCATCCGGAGATATGGGTATTGTGTATGGATACGTTGAACAGCAGGGGAAAAAAGGGCCGTTTGTACGCATCTGGAAACGCCAGCCCGATGCGTCCTGGAAAGTAGCGCACGAGGTGCTGGATTTACCATAA
- a CDS encoding sensor histidine kinase, whose protein sequence is MKPVNDRWVRVSGIGLLLLLDLYSTQTFVQPFGVATLKAVLEFVILTTMTWEVNRWILVLFRKWFPLLSQTKKRILLVLPVCWVATILIDWLDMAVINATGFHAPYPPASFLNTLPGALIWSVLIVGVQEAVYYFARLLKAEKETEALKKENLQTQLESLKQQVSPHFLFNSLNTLSYLIGDDAKQAEKFLDELSKVYRYLLRNNENELTNLATEMQFIRSYFHLLKTRYGDSLHLQLAIEPRYEAYLLPSLTLQLLLENAVKHNIIHKTQPLTVQIMTKSDGQLIVKNNLQKKTQHMPSTRIGLANIAAKFRLLNQCEIIVEETEYEFAVTIPLMSN, encoded by the coding sequence TTGAAACCAGTCAACGATCGATGGGTACGCGTCAGCGGTATTGGCCTGTTGTTGCTGCTTGATCTGTATTCAACCCAGACTTTTGTTCAGCCATTTGGTGTGGCGACACTCAAAGCTGTGCTTGAATTTGTGATCCTGACGACGATGACCTGGGAAGTCAATCGGTGGATTCTTGTGCTCTTCAGGAAATGGTTTCCGCTGCTTTCACAAACCAAAAAGCGGATTTTACTAGTACTTCCGGTTTGCTGGGTAGCCACGATCCTGATTGACTGGCTGGACATGGCGGTGATCAATGCGACGGGCTTCCATGCACCTTATCCACCCGCATCGTTTCTGAATACCCTGCCCGGTGCTTTGATCTGGAGTGTATTGATAGTGGGCGTTCAGGAAGCGGTCTATTATTTCGCCCGACTCCTGAAAGCCGAAAAAGAGACCGAAGCACTGAAGAAAGAAAATCTGCAAACGCAACTGGAGAGCCTCAAGCAACAGGTTAGTCCGCACTTTCTGTTCAACAGCCTCAATACGCTGTCGTATCTGATTGGTGATGATGCCAAACAGGCGGAGAAGTTTCTGGATGAACTTAGTAAAGTGTACCGTTACCTGCTGCGTAATAATGAAAATGAGTTAACGAATCTGGCAACAGAAATGCAGTTTATCCGGTCGTATTTCCATCTGCTCAAAACCCGATACGGCGATAGCCTTCATTTACAACTGGCCATAGAACCCCGTTACGAGGCTTATTTACTGCCTTCACTAACCTTGCAATTACTGCTCGAAAATGCGGTGAAACACAATATTATTCATAAAACCCAACCACTGACGGTTCAGATCATGACCAAGTCGGATGGCCAGCTTATCGTAAAAAATAACCTCCAGAAGAAAACCCAGCATATGCCTTCGACCCGAATAGGTCTGGCCAATATTGCGGCAAAATTCCGGCTCCTCAATCAGTGCGAGATTATTGTCGAGGAAACAGAATATGAATTTGCGGTAACCATTCCGCTTATGAGCAATTAA
- a CDS encoding LytR/AlgR family response regulator transcription factor, giving the protein MNILIVEDEEMAAKKLIKTLASVEPTATVVGVTGSIWETVAWLQANGPGQTSAPDLVLMDIELADGQSFQIFKEIDVKCSVIFTTSYDEYAIKAFKVNSVDYLLKPIQADELEAALAKFHRLKAHYRSGNTGNALTMEKLVQELHQKLQPKEYRQRFLVTYAHKLIAVDTQQIAYFFSDNKMNQFKTIDGRKMAIDYTLDELETMLDPRHFFRINRSFLISVSCVDQIQPYFGNRLALQLKPAIDKEAVVSREKLTPFKDWMGK; this is encoded by the coding sequence ATGAATATCCTGATTGTTGAAGATGAAGAAATGGCGGCCAAAAAGCTCATTAAAACGCTGGCTTCCGTTGAACCAACAGCAACAGTAGTTGGTGTTACTGGCAGCATTTGGGAAACCGTTGCCTGGTTGCAGGCGAATGGGCCGGGTCAGACCAGTGCACCCGATCTGGTTCTGATGGATATCGAACTGGCTGATGGTCAAAGTTTTCAGATTTTCAAGGAAATCGATGTCAAATGCTCCGTTATTTTCACAACCTCCTACGACGAATATGCCATCAAAGCGTTTAAAGTAAATAGCGTCGATTATCTGCTTAAACCCATTCAGGCCGACGAACTGGAGGCCGCCCTGGCTAAATTTCATCGGCTAAAAGCACACTATCGGTCAGGCAACACCGGCAACGCCCTAACGATGGAAAAGCTGGTGCAGGAGCTCCACCAGAAACTACAACCCAAAGAGTACCGGCAACGGTTTCTGGTAACCTATGCTCACAAGCTGATTGCGGTCGATACACAACAGATCGCTTACTTCTTCAGTGATAACAAAATGAATCAGTTCAAGACAATCGACGGCCGGAAAATGGCCATTGATTACACACTCGACGAACTGGAAACAATGCTTGACCCCAGGCATTTTTTTAGAATCAACCGTTCCTTTCTCATATCCGTATCCTGTGTCGATCAGATCCAGCCTTATTTTGGTAATCGGCTGGCGCTTCAGCTCAAACCCGCTATTGATAAAGAGGCCGTTGTGAGTCGGGAAAAACTGACTCCCTTTAAAGACTGGATGGGGAAATAG
- a CDS encoding carboxypeptidase-like regulatory domain-containing protein has product MKKTALLFLISLILIVAGCKTQNGYSPGSDAGYASGKVLDTRGNPISDAKIIATNTLCANTHLVGTTDANGNYKIKIPAGVWKMSAQIDRTYYGHQFQLTLHPDHPEVFTGQDGVVCNFEWRLYGPKVGHTDRFYGGEVKISQSKKSRINDLENIAFTFTPVSPRIDGSTGQPETITCGPRGTQDYARFPDLPIAQYRITARYRPTGQRIYLRNNAGGTYLADGSVIAGFSGNNDSNSCINCMTLEFRD; this is encoded by the coding sequence ATGAAAAAGACGGCTCTTCTGTTTCTGATAAGCCTTATACTGATCGTTGCAGGCTGCAAAACCCAGAATGGTTATTCACCCGGATCAGACGCAGGCTACGCTAGTGGCAAGGTGCTCGATACGCGGGGAAACCCTATTTCAGACGCTAAAATTATTGCGACCAATACCCTTTGTGCCAACACACACCTGGTAGGCACAACGGATGCCAATGGAAATTATAAGATCAAAATTCCTGCCGGTGTCTGGAAGATGTCCGCTCAAATTGATCGTACGTACTACGGTCACCAGTTTCAACTAACCCTCCATCCCGACCATCCCGAAGTTTTCACGGGGCAGGACGGCGTAGTCTGCAACTTTGAGTGGCGCCTTTATGGACCTAAAGTTGGTCATACCGATCGGTTTTATGGCGGTGAGGTAAAGATTAGCCAAAGCAAAAAAAGCCGGATTAATGACCTGGAAAACATTGCCTTTACCTTTACTCCGGTCAGTCCGCGAATTGACGGTTCAACCGGTCAGCCCGAAACCATAACCTGCGGCCCTCGCGGCACTCAGGATTACGCCCGTTTCCCGGATTTACCGATTGCTCAGTACCGGATTACGGCCAGATACCGCCCAACCGGGCAGCGCATCTATCTCCGCAATAATGCTGGAGGCACATATCTGGCCGATGGTTCTGTAATCGCCGGGTTCAGTGGGAATAACGATTCTAACTCCTGCATAAACTGTATGACACTGGAATTCAGAGACTAG
- a CDS encoding chorismate-binding protein produces the protein MQSDPVSTIVSATRPTEPQQRASQPSPTDFWETARTLGIPAALWRLPNQQDKHLIVSFDDILPRVSADLEELPAGFLISPFDNLNTDTETPARTLFLRADIQAAFSDNGQTQPVVITPGETADRFQELLAEQPKRRVARQPLSVKPTPIVDPEAEAQYIANVAEAVEAMQRAEFRKVVLSRTKQLEFSDAPNAVALFDKLCQKYPTAFVSAVSIPEKGQIWISATPERLVSVNADGIFQTNSLAGTQLAFEPDGTPKRPSEAMWSQKEIEEQALVSRYIIECFKKIRLREYLEEGPKTIIAGNLMHLGTTFTVDTQAVRYPQLGTVMLRLLHPTSAVCGTPRDVAFNFIRQHETHDRELYSGFLGPVNINSDNAVLSSSDLFVHIRCMKLEGRMATLYAGAGLTEYSVPEREWQETEMKCQTLLSVISE, from the coding sequence ATGCAATCTGATCCCGTTAGTACGATAGTTTCAGCAACGCGCCCAACAGAACCGCAACAGCGAGCCAGTCAGCCCAGCCCGACTGATTTTTGGGAAACGGCGCGCACATTAGGCATACCAGCAGCACTTTGGCGTCTGCCCAATCAGCAGGACAAACACCTGATCGTATCCTTTGACGACATATTACCTCGTGTTTCAGCTGATCTGGAAGAGTTACCCGCCGGATTTCTTATCAGCCCATTCGATAACCTGAATACGGATACCGAAACTCCCGCCCGAACACTGTTTCTACGAGCCGACATTCAGGCTGCTTTTTCGGATAATGGCCAGACTCAACCAGTTGTCATTACGCCCGGGGAAACGGCCGATCGATTTCAGGAACTGCTCGCGGAACAACCTAAACGTCGCGTAGCCCGGCAGCCTTTGTCGGTAAAGCCTACACCTATTGTCGATCCGGAAGCCGAAGCTCAGTATATAGCTAACGTTGCCGAAGCTGTTGAAGCCATGCAGCGGGCTGAATTCAGAAAAGTAGTCTTATCCAGAACAAAACAGCTTGAGTTTTCCGATGCGCCCAATGCGGTTGCCTTGTTCGATAAACTCTGTCAGAAATATCCAACAGCTTTTGTTTCTGCGGTTTCTATTCCCGAAAAAGGGCAAATCTGGATAAGTGCAACGCCCGAACGATTAGTGAGTGTTAACGCTGATGGCATTTTTCAGACCAACTCGCTGGCGGGAACGCAACTGGCTTTTGAACCGGACGGAACACCAAAACGGCCATCAGAAGCGATGTGGTCGCAGAAAGAAATTGAAGAGCAGGCATTGGTAAGTCGCTACATTATCGAATGCTTTAAGAAAATTCGATTGCGCGAATACCTCGAAGAAGGGCCGAAAACGATTATTGCGGGTAATCTGATGCACCTCGGAACCACATTCACGGTCGACACGCAGGCAGTACGTTACCCACAACTCGGAACAGTAATGTTGCGGTTGCTCCATCCGACATCGGCCGTCTGCGGTACCCCCCGCGATGTAGCTTTCAACTTTATCAGGCAACACGAAACCCACGACCGCGAGTTATATAGCGGTTTCCTGGGGCCGGTCAACATAAACTCCGATAATGCAGTCTTATCATCCAGCGATTTGTTTGTTCATATCCGCTGTATGAAGCTGGAGGGCCGGATGGCAACTTTATACGCCGGAGCTGGCCTGACGGAATACTCAGTACCCGAACGCGAATGGCAGGAAACTGAAATGAAATGCCAGACGCTTCTTTCCGTAATCAGCGAGTAA
- a CDS encoding adhesin produces the protein MIYQPTFDQDEDVLMLNPDPEAAAFDDDDEDDDFDGAEFDDLGSGAASGYGEADLADIEDEFSDDDLDLDEDLDDDSIDDDLDDDSME, from the coding sequence ATGATTTACCAGCCAACGTTTGATCAGGACGAAGACGTGCTGATGTTGAACCCTGACCCTGAAGCAGCCGCCTTTGACGACGATGATGAGGACGACGACTTCGACGGAGCCGAATTTGATGACCTGGGCTCCGGGGCTGCCAGCGGTTACGGCGAAGCCGATTTAGCTGACATTGAAGACGAGTTCAGCGATGACGATCTTGATCTTGATGAAGATCTGGACGACGACAGCATCGACGACGATCTGGACGACGACAGCATGGAGTAG
- a CDS encoding exo-alpha-sialidase, with translation MNYLIYLLLYLFIHAGHGQPPSVNYSVASGHLPVVIADDQGAMHLVYGRDSTIFYATANGPEFHFGTPVAVATLPDLVAGAKRGPQVAIAGQNVVITAVNRVGDLFAYSMNRTTRKWSTAVRINDVPAVAKEGFQSVTGASDGTFHSVWLDLRDDKRNKIVGATSHDGGRSWSPNRIIYHSPDGTVCECCRVTVKARNKDVYIQFRNWLGGSRDLYLAHSTDGGLTYAPARKLGNGTWKVTACPMDGGAVVVPETGKPLTVWRRENTLYTCVPGEPEQAVATGRNITLAGETTAPVLAWDENGTVWMKIGGGLPAVLGKGQMPSLAVVGKTVVCAWESDGQVMTATKPLASK, from the coding sequence ATGAACTACCTGATTTATCTGCTGCTGTACCTTTTTATCCATGCTGGACATGGTCAGCCACCGAGTGTTAATTACTCAGTTGCGTCCGGACATCTTCCCGTAGTTATTGCTGACGACCAGGGGGCGATGCACTTAGTGTATGGCCGTGATTCGACCATTTTTTATGCAACTGCCAATGGGCCTGAATTTCATTTTGGAACACCAGTTGCTGTGGCTACCCTGCCTGATTTAGTAGCTGGGGCCAAGCGAGGTCCGCAAGTGGCGATTGCTGGCCAGAACGTCGTTATTACGGCCGTAAATCGGGTGGGCGATCTGTTTGCCTATTCGATGAATCGAACTACCCGTAAATGGTCTACGGCTGTGCGTATCAATGATGTACCGGCCGTTGCTAAAGAAGGATTTCAGTCGGTAACTGGTGCTTCAGATGGCACTTTTCATAGTGTTTGGCTGGATTTACGCGACGATAAGCGTAATAAAATTGTAGGGGCAACATCGCACGATGGAGGGCGTAGTTGGTCGCCCAACAGGATTATTTATCACTCCCCCGATGGCACGGTATGCGAATGTTGTCGCGTGACGGTCAAAGCCAGGAATAAGGATGTCTATATTCAATTCAGAAACTGGCTTGGCGGCTCCCGTGACCTTTACCTTGCTCATTCGACCGATGGTGGATTGACCTATGCACCCGCGCGAAAATTGGGTAATGGTACCTGGAAAGTAACTGCTTGCCCGATGGATGGTGGCGCGGTAGTCGTGCCGGAAACGGGTAAGCCACTTACGGTTTGGCGTCGCGAAAACACGTTATACACATGTGTACCTGGTGAGCCGGAACAGGCCGTAGCAACCGGGAGGAACATAACCCTTGCCGGAGAAACCACAGCACCCGTTTTGGCCTGGGATGAGAATGGGACTGTATGGATGAAAATTGGGGGTGGTTTGCCTGCTGTTTTAGGTAAGGGGCAGATGCCCAGTCTGGCTGTGGTGGGGAAAACGGTCGTGTGTGCCTGGGAGTCTGATGGTCAGGTAATGACCGCCACTAAACCACTGGCTTCTAAATAA